A region of Flocculibacter collagenilyticus DNA encodes the following proteins:
- a CDS encoding ribose-phosphate pyrophosphokinase — protein MPDMKLFAGNATPELAAEIAKRLYINLGKAEVGRFSDGEISVEIKENVRGADVFIIQSTCAPTNDNLMELIVMVDALRRASAGRITAVIPYFGYSRQDRRVRSARVPITAKVVADFLSSVGVDRVVTVDLHAEQIQGFFDVPVDNVFGSPILVEDMRKREFDNPVVVSPDIGGVVRARAIAKLLNDTDLAIIDKRRPKANVAQVMHIIGDVSGRDCVIVDDMIDTGGTLCKAAEALKEHGAKRVFAYATHPVFSGNAVENLKNSVIDEVVVTDSVPLSDEMKAMGKVRQLTLGDMLAEALRRVSNEESISAMFEH, from the coding sequence GTGCCAGATATGAAGCTTTTTGCTGGAAACGCAACACCAGAGTTAGCTGCAGAAATTGCTAAACGACTTTACATTAATTTAGGCAAAGCTGAAGTAGGCCGTTTTAGCGACGGTGAAATCAGCGTAGAAATTAAAGAAAATGTTCGTGGTGCTGATGTATTCATTATCCAATCAACTTGTGCCCCTACCAACGATAACTTAATGGAATTAATTGTAATGGTTGACGCTCTACGCAGAGCATCAGCAGGAAGAATTACTGCCGTTATCCCTTATTTTGGTTATTCTCGTCAAGATCGTCGCGTACGTTCTGCACGTGTTCCAATTACCGCCAAAGTAGTCGCAGACTTCTTATCTAGCGTAGGTGTTGATCGCGTGGTGACTGTTGATTTACATGCAGAGCAAATCCAAGGGTTCTTCGACGTACCTGTTGATAACGTATTTGGCAGCCCGATTTTAGTTGAAGATATGCGTAAGCGTGAATTTGACAACCCGGTAGTAGTGTCACCCGACATTGGCGGTGTGGTACGTGCCCGAGCAATTGCAAAATTACTTAACGACACCGACTTAGCCATTATTGATAAACGTCGCCCTAAAGCGAACGTAGCACAAGTGATGCATATTATTGGTGATGTAAGCGGTCGAGATTGTGTGATTGTTGATGACATGATTGATACCGGTGGTACATTATGCAAAGCAGCTGAAGCATTAAAAGAACATGGTGCTAAACGAGTATTTGCTTATGCAACCCATCCAGTATTTTCTGGTAACGCGGTTGAAAACCTAAAGAACTCAGTTATTGATGAAGTGGTTGTTACAGACTCTGTGCCACTATCTGATGAAATGAAAGCCATGGGTAAAGTACGTCAGCTTACATTAGGCGACATGCTGGCTGAAGCATTACGTCGTGTAAGTAATGAAGAGTCAATCTCGGCAATGTTCGAGCACTAA
- a CDS encoding FAD-dependent monooxygenase: MAHYDVVIVGAGMVGATLANLLAQISSENKAHSKLKIAVVEHQLPKKVTEDDQAGLRVSAISLGSERILREAQAWPSILKIRSCPYKELVTWEAPQHRLSFSNELSETEYLGHIIENNVIQQSLIEQFKDLDVELLMGRKVQSITRKDSHHILSFADESHIKATLLVAADGANSMIRTLAGIGCTGWNYTQHCFVINIETEFAQQSVTWQQFMPSGPRAFLPLFGQNASLIWYDSPQRIQQLKALTYAQLKQEILTNFPVLPGDFSVQNCASFPITRQHANHYYKNGVVLVGDAAHTINPLAGQGVNIGLQDAKSLSTVIANAIAEGRGISCNEVLKDYEKSRRTQNLLMMSAMDLFYYSFSNTNPILRNLRSGILSLAQQLPFAKKKVLEHALGLSGK; this comes from the coding sequence ATGGCGCATTATGATGTCGTAATTGTTGGTGCTGGAATGGTAGGGGCAACACTGGCTAACCTTTTGGCGCAAATTTCTTCAGAGAATAAAGCTCATAGCAAATTAAAAATTGCGGTTGTAGAGCATCAGTTACCTAAAAAAGTAACCGAAGATGATCAGGCTGGTCTTCGTGTTTCAGCAATTAGCTTGGGGTCTGAACGTATTTTACGTGAAGCTCAAGCATGGCCGTCAATTTTAAAGATTAGATCTTGCCCTTATAAAGAGCTTGTTACATGGGAAGCGCCTCAACATAGACTGAGCTTTAGTAATGAACTATCTGAAACTGAATATCTAGGCCATATTATTGAGAATAATGTTATTCAACAGTCTTTAATTGAGCAATTTAAAGACTTAGATGTTGAGCTATTAATGGGTAGAAAGGTGCAAAGTATCACGCGTAAAGACAGTCATCATATTTTGTCTTTTGCCGATGAAAGTCACATAAAGGCTACTTTATTAGTTGCAGCGGATGGCGCAAACTCGATGATAAGAACGTTAGCCGGTATAGGATGTACGGGCTGGAATTATACACAGCACTGCTTTGTGATTAATATTGAAACTGAATTTGCTCAACAAAGTGTTACTTGGCAGCAGTTCATGCCGTCTGGTCCAAGGGCATTTTTGCCTTTATTTGGACAAAACGCTTCACTCATTTGGTACGATAGCCCTCAACGTATCCAACAGCTAAAAGCGCTAACTTACGCGCAACTTAAACAAGAGATATTGACAAACTTTCCTGTGCTCCCTGGCGATTTTTCTGTACAAAATTGTGCCAGCTTTCCAATTACTCGCCAACATGCCAATCATTATTATAAAAACGGGGTAGTACTAGTAGGGGATGCCGCACATACCATCAACCCGCTAGCAGGGCAGGGAGTGAATATTGGGTTGCAAGATGCAAAAAGCTTATCAACAGTAATAGCTAATGCGATAGCAGAGGGGAGAGGCATATCCTGCAATGAGGTGCTTAAAGACTACGAAAAAAGTCGTAGAACGCAAAATTTATTAATGATGTCTGCAATGGATCTATTTTACTACTCATTTAGCAATACCAACCCAATACTCAGAAATCTTAGAAGTGGAATATTAAGTCTTGCTCAGCAGTTACCTTTTGCTAAAAAGAAGGTGCTTGAACATGCGCTTGGCTTAAGTGGCAAATAG
- the ychF gene encoding redox-regulated ATPase YchF, whose product MGFKCGIVGLPNVGKSTLFNALTKAGIDAANFPFCTIEPNTGVVPVPDVRLDKLAAIVNPQRILPTTMEFVDIAGLVEGASKGEGLGNKFLANIRETDAIGHVVRCFDDENIVHVAGKVSPADDIDIINTELALADLDSVEKAIFRNAKKAKGGDKEAKALLTVLEKIKPTLDEGHMVRSIELTKEEKAVISPLNLLTIKPTMYIANVTEDGFENNPYLDVVRDIASKEDAVVVAVCAAIEAEIAELEDEDKAEFLAEMEIDEPGLNRVIRSGYELLNLHTYFTAGVKEVRAWTIPINSTAPQAAGKIHTDFEKGFIRAETVGYDDYIEHNGEQGAKDAGKWRLEGKDYIVKDGDVIHFRFNV is encoded by the coding sequence ATGGGTTTTAAATGTGGTATTGTTGGACTACCTAATGTTGGTAAATCAACACTTTTCAATGCACTAACCAAAGCTGGCATTGATGCAGCAAACTTCCCTTTTTGTACTATTGAACCAAACACTGGCGTTGTTCCTGTTCCAGATGTAAGACTGGATAAACTTGCAGCTATCGTTAACCCACAGCGCATCTTACCAACAACAATGGAGTTTGTTGATATTGCAGGTTTGGTTGAAGGTGCGTCTAAAGGAGAAGGTCTAGGTAACAAGTTTCTAGCAAATATTCGCGAAACGGATGCCATTGGCCATGTAGTACGCTGCTTTGACGATGAAAATATTGTTCACGTTGCAGGCAAAGTTTCACCTGCGGATGATATCGATATTATCAATACAGAGCTGGCTCTGGCAGACTTGGACTCTGTAGAAAAGGCCATTTTCCGTAATGCTAAAAAAGCAAAAGGCGGCGATAAAGAAGCAAAAGCGCTATTAACGGTCTTAGAAAAGATTAAACCAACCTTAGATGAAGGTCATATGGTGCGCTCTATTGAGCTAACCAAAGAAGAAAAAGCCGTCATCAGCCCACTTAATCTTCTTACTATTAAACCAACTATGTACATTGCCAACGTAACCGAAGATGGATTTGAAAATAATCCTTATTTAGACGTTGTACGTGACATCGCAAGTAAAGAAGATGCTGTTGTTGTTGCAGTATGTGCGGCCATTGAAGCAGAGATTGCAGAGCTAGAAGACGAAGATAAAGCGGAATTCTTAGCTGAAATGGAAATTGACGAACCAGGCTTAAATCGCGTGATCCGCTCTGGCTATGAGTTATTAAACTTACATACTTATTTCACAGCGGGTGTAAAAGAAGTAAGAGCATGGACAATTCCTATTAACTCTACTGCACCACAAGCTGCCGGTAAAATTCACACCGACTTTGAAAAAGGCTTTATTCGTGCTGAAACAGTAGGCTATGACGACTATATTGAGCATAACGGTGAACAAGGTGCTAAAGACGCGGGGAAATGGCGTTTAGAAGGTAAAGATTATATTGTTAAAGATGGTGATGTGATTCATTTCAGATTTAATGTTTAA
- the lolB gene encoding lipoprotein insertase outer membrane protein LolB — MLPLYKKHGFIALFYLFLLAGCSSHSLKHTPTDTNYKHVNELKNWHIKGKLAFKSPQDKFSANLNWVYQDKNYQLKLLTFLGTSIFTLESQSESKHKPFKLDVEGEQYFSDNVDELIWSITGRHLPISDLPTLIKGDVAIKNKTSKQYIIERNELGQLNKLTFTDNNGRVWQIHYLTYAKTNGLLLPTNIKLRSSDISVKIAISEWII; from the coding sequence ATGCTTCCTTTATATAAGAAACACGGTTTTATTGCGCTTTTTTACCTATTTTTGTTAGCTGGCTGTAGTAGTCACTCATTAAAGCATACTCCCACAGACACAAACTATAAGCATGTAAATGAGCTTAAAAACTGGCACATTAAGGGGAAATTAGCCTTTAAAAGCCCTCAAGATAAATTCTCTGCTAACTTAAATTGGGTGTATCAAGATAAAAACTACCAACTTAAATTATTAACGTTTCTTGGCACGTCTATTTTTACGCTTGAGTCACAGTCTGAAAGCAAACATAAGCCGTTTAAACTAGACGTAGAAGGCGAGCAATATTTTTCCGATAATGTGGATGAACTTATTTGGTCTATCACAGGAAGGCATTTACCTATTTCAGACCTGCCAACGCTGATTAAAGGTGATGTTGCTATAAAGAATAAAACAAGCAAACAATACATCATTGAGCGAAATGAGTTAGGACAATTAAATAAATTAACGTTTACCGACAACAATGGCCGTGTTTGGCAAATACATTATTTAACATACGCCAAAACAAACGGGCTGCTACTGCCAACCAACATTAAACTTCGTAGCAGCGACATATCGGTGAAAATTGCCATCAGCGAATGGATCATATAA
- the miaB gene encoding tRNA (N6-isopentenyl adenosine(37)-C2)-methylthiotransferase MiaB, with translation MGKKLHIKTWGCQMNEYDSQKMADLLDATHGYQFTEEAEDADVILLNTCSIREKAQEKVFHQLGRWKTLKDKNPNIVIGVGGCVASQEGKAIRQRAPFVDIVFGPQTLHRLPEMIKDVQSGDKAVVDVSFPEIEKFDRLPEPKAEGPSAFVSIMEGCSKYCTFCVVPYTRGEEVSRPLDDVLFEVAQLADQGVREVNLLGQNVNAYRGETHDGEICYFSDLLRYVAAIDGIDRIRYTTSHPVEFTDDIIDAYADIPELVDHLHLPVQSGADRILNLMKRGHTALEYKSQIRKLRKIRPNISMSSDFIIGFPGETEADFNATMKLINDIKFDHSFSFVYSARPGTPAADLPDDVSEEAKKERLYFLQDTINQQAQIIARQMLSTEQRILVEGPSKKNPMELRGRTENNRVVNFEGPHSVIGQFVDVEITDVFTNSLRGELVRTEADMDLRKDVAPSDILSKQNVEQIDEIGVATFTP, from the coding sequence ATGGGTAAAAAACTGCATATTAAAACTTGGGGCTGCCAAATGAACGAGTATGACTCGCAGAAAATGGCCGATCTTTTAGATGCAACACATGGTTACCAATTCACGGAAGAAGCGGAAGATGCAGACGTAATACTGCTAAACACGTGTTCTATTCGTGAAAAAGCACAAGAGAAGGTATTCCACCAGCTTGGGCGCTGGAAAACACTTAAAGATAAAAATCCCAATATCGTGATTGGCGTTGGCGGTTGTGTTGCTTCACAAGAAGGCAAGGCTATCAGACAGCGTGCACCATTTGTTGACATCGTTTTTGGTCCTCAAACACTTCATCGTTTACCAGAAATGATTAAAGACGTTCAATCTGGTGATAAAGCCGTTGTAGATGTCTCATTTCCAGAAATCGAAAAGTTTGATCGCCTACCAGAACCTAAGGCTGAAGGTCCTTCCGCGTTTGTATCCATCATGGAAGGGTGTAGCAAATACTGTACTTTCTGTGTAGTACCTTATACTCGCGGTGAAGAAGTTAGTCGTCCATTAGATGATGTATTATTCGAAGTTGCTCAGCTTGCCGATCAAGGCGTGCGCGAAGTGAACTTACTTGGGCAAAATGTAAACGCTTATCGTGGTGAAACGCATGACGGCGAAATATGCTACTTCTCAGACTTATTACGTTATGTTGCTGCTATAGATGGCATTGACCGTATTCGTTATACCACTTCGCATCCAGTTGAATTTACTGACGATATTATTGATGCTTATGCAGACATACCAGAACTAGTAGATCACTTGCATCTACCGGTACAAAGTGGTGCTGATCGCATTCTTAACTTAATGAAACGTGGACACACAGCGTTAGAGTATAAGTCTCAAATTAGAAAGCTTCGCAAAATCCGTCCGAATATTAGTATGTCATCTGACTTCATCATCGGCTTTCCAGGTGAAACAGAGGCTGACTTTAACGCGACTATGAAGTTAATTAATGATATTAAATTCGATCATAGCTTCAGCTTTGTATACAGCGCTCGTCCGGGTACACCGGCAGCAGATCTGCCTGATGATGTTAGCGAGGAAGCTAAAAAAGAACGCCTGTACTTCTTACAAGACACCATCAACCAACAAGCACAGATCATTGCACGTCAAATGCTAAGCACTGAGCAACGCATTCTTGTTGAAGGGCCATCTAAAAAGAATCCTATGGAATTAAGAGGCCGAACTGAAAACAACCGAGTGGTGAATTTTGAAGGACCACACAGTGTAATTGGTCAGTTTGTTGACGTTGAAATTACTGATGTTTTCACTAACTCATTACGTGGTGAACTAGTCCGCACTGAAGCAGATATGGACTTGCGTAAAGATGTTGCTCCAAGTGACATTTTATCGAAACAAAACGTTGAGCAAATTGATGAAATTGGGGTTGCAACTTTTACCCCATAG
- a CDS encoding 50S ribosomal protein L25/general stress protein Ctc — MSDAIYTLDAEVRTELGKGASRRLRHANKVPAILYGEQKDPISLTLEHKEVIRAQENEGFYSHILTLNIDGSAVECILKDMQRHPYKPKVMHLDFQRIDASHKLQTLVPIHFINEEKANAVKNQGGTVAHQMNEIEVSCLPAHLPEFIEVDVENVELGQTLHISDLTLPKGVESVELAKGDDHNHAVLTINAPKGSSEEATEEAAE, encoded by the coding sequence ATGTCTGACGCAATTTACACATTAGATGCTGAAGTTCGTACGGAGTTAGGGAAAGGTGCGAGCCGCCGCCTACGTCACGCGAACAAAGTACCAGCTATCTTATACGGTGAGCAAAAAGATCCTATTTCTTTAACACTTGAGCACAAAGAAGTGATTCGTGCACAAGAAAATGAAGGTTTCTACTCTCATATCCTTACGTTAAACATCGACGGTTCTGCTGTTGAGTGTATTCTTAAAGATATGCAACGTCACCCGTACAAGCCTAAGGTTATGCACTTAGACTTCCAACGCATTGACGCTTCGCACAAGTTACAAACGCTTGTTCCTATTCACTTCATTAACGAAGAAAAAGCGAACGCGGTTAAAAACCAAGGCGGAACTGTAGCTCACCAAATGAACGAGATTGAAGTTTCTTGTTTACCTGCGCACCTTCCTGAGTTCATCGAAGTTGACGTAGAAAACGTAGAACTTGGTCAAACGCTTCATATTTCTGATCTAACACTTCCTAAAGGTGTTGAGTCAGTTGAACTAGCTAAAGGCGACGATCACAACCACGCAGTGCTAACTATCAATGCGCCTAAAGGTAGCAGCGAAGAAGCAACTGAAGAAGCTGCTGAGTAA
- a CDS encoding ligand-binding sensor domain-containing protein, whose amino-acid sequence MVKKITSLTDQSINHFKRQYLVGVFAFFLCVVCLFPLNIFAHIQPVQAFHDQTQIKRFLQDSNGFIWSLGQSGLKRFDGFETINFSMQGPYKLPFSWIKDALIVQNMMYIATENRGLWQLNLNNFKSKQLLNFEQASNLERLKFHADSLYILGREGFSQYNIAKAQYSILSKQYTSLFADVFGDSIYFSDENRMIKFHIKSGTYSVAATFKQKINEIVASNDVLMVTAGKHVAFLNNTTLSDEKDIQPAKLKIESPNAEYTKHFKAAPLTKVILPTPVSSATFTDETKEFLLSLSNGELITLSSKTFTRVANRYDIGSAKNATAMLIDRTNSLWIASSSGVSPNVKLPFRLHNIKFPVKNNEIDMLIANDIIWLGSNGAGLFRYDIDAKELIPDAIFNSAVPNARINEFSEHNGNLYIPTYEGVYKYTPETGRVSRLIKEFDDQLFLSSQIINDKLYLGCNEGGLAIVDLSTNTLIHHIKEGANELLSGEVLTASHVGSEIWVATAKGINVLNATNHTLKSTVTLPTHAKVIAVTAINNKIYVSTYGDGLYVLNQAGELINRLNTSSKVLSAKPLNSELYVTTREGLYIVDTTTDTFTQLAGSRQLTFSSPMFLHNDKLIGAGFFGLVEIPVKRSQEIITRPAITRITHNGNTLFNKHSLSLESSKDVVSFNLSSFDYRDSNAMRFKYRLNEGQWNEISGHSLTLTQLQPDDYLLEFKGANALGNWSAESTFARLTVLIPWYKTSLAITLYILIALITVALIIWVLQMKVKNAHNLQQLLSNEIYLKGHSIEQIKYNFNHIKQYIKSQNTAAIEQVCNDSLALLTKQQDEIVPSQLADKNLKDGLWYFANYLQEYFDVNITLDNHFSQSALPTDIQQDVYRMVYEAVSFAIHQSFDRSFNLRLVNVHSSFLIELFDEGEGLLNLKNELNSHLGLFILKSLIKKYQAKLDCSTHYNHGSYMCISFSSERIIPVHKEY is encoded by the coding sequence GTGGTAAAGAAGATCACCAGCCTGACAGACCAGAGTATTAATCACTTTAAACGCCAATATCTTGTTGGCGTTTTTGCGTTCTTTTTATGTGTGGTGTGCTTATTTCCACTCAATATATTTGCACATATTCAGCCTGTTCAGGCATTTCACGATCAAACTCAGATTAAACGCTTTTTACAAGACAGCAATGGATTTATTTGGTCACTAGGTCAAAGCGGCTTAAAACGATTCGATGGTTTTGAAACCATTAACTTCTCCATGCAAGGTCCCTACAAACTTCCATTTTCTTGGATCAAGGATGCGCTTATTGTTCAAAACATGATGTATATCGCTACTGAAAATCGTGGGTTATGGCAATTAAATCTTAATAACTTCAAGTCAAAACAACTACTTAACTTCGAGCAAGCATCTAATCTGGAACGCTTAAAATTTCATGCCGATAGCTTATATATCCTCGGCCGAGAAGGGTTTAGCCAATACAATATTGCTAAAGCGCAATACAGTATCTTATCTAAGCAATATACCTCCTTATTTGCCGATGTATTTGGTGATAGCATCTATTTTTCAGATGAAAATAGGATGATAAAGTTTCATATAAAAAGTGGCACTTACTCTGTTGCCGCCACTTTTAAACAAAAAATAAACGAGATTGTGGCCTCAAATGATGTGCTGATGGTAACGGCTGGAAAGCATGTCGCCTTTCTCAATAACACTACTTTGTCAGATGAGAAGGATATTCAGCCCGCTAAGCTAAAGATTGAAAGTCCAAACGCAGAATATACCAAACACTTTAAAGCAGCACCTCTAACCAAAGTAATCTTACCTACTCCTGTAAGCTCAGCCACGTTTACAGATGAAACTAAAGAGTTTTTACTTTCATTAAGTAATGGGGAATTAATCACGTTATCTAGCAAAACATTTACGCGGGTAGCAAACCGTTACGATATTGGTAGCGCAAAAAATGCAACTGCAATGCTAATTGACCGAACAAATTCACTATGGATTGCGAGTAGTTCAGGGGTATCTCCAAACGTAAAACTCCCTTTTCGTTTGCACAACATTAAATTTCCTGTCAAAAACAATGAAATAGATATGCTTATAGCAAATGACATTATATGGTTAGGCAGTAATGGTGCAGGACTTTTTCGCTATGACATAGATGCTAAAGAGCTTATACCTGATGCCATCTTTAATTCAGCAGTACCAAACGCAAGAATTAATGAATTTAGTGAGCACAACGGCAACTTATATATACCAACCTATGAAGGCGTGTATAAGTACACTCCTGAGACTGGTCGTGTATCCAGATTAATTAAAGAATTCGATGACCAACTGTTTCTTTCTTCACAAATCATCAATGACAAACTTTATTTAGGGTGCAATGAAGGTGGCTTGGCAATCGTTGACTTAAGCACTAACACCTTAATCCACCACATCAAAGAAGGAGCAAATGAGTTACTTTCTGGTGAAGTATTAACAGCAAGTCATGTTGGCTCTGAAATATGGGTTGCTACAGCAAAAGGCATTAATGTTTTAAACGCAACTAACCACACCCTCAAATCAACGGTTACATTACCCACACACGCAAAGGTAATCGCTGTTACAGCCATTAATAATAAAATCTACGTATCAACTTATGGCGATGGTTTGTATGTATTAAATCAAGCTGGTGAGCTAATTAATCGCTTAAATACCAGCTCTAAAGTTTTATCTGCTAAGCCGTTAAACTCTGAATTGTACGTTACAACGCGAGAAGGGCTGTATATTGTCGATACAACCACAGACACCTTTACACAGCTAGCCGGCTCAAGACAGCTAACCTTTTCCTCTCCCATGTTTTTACATAACGACAAGCTAATTGGTGCTGGTTTTTTTGGACTGGTTGAAATACCCGTGAAACGCAGTCAAGAAATTATCACCCGCCCTGCTATCACCCGCATCACTCACAATGGTAATACGCTTTTTAACAAGCATTCTCTTAGTTTAGAGTCGAGCAAAGACGTGGTGTCTTTTAATTTATCTAGCTTTGATTACCGTGATTCAAATGCAATGCGGTTTAAATACCGATTAAACGAAGGTCAATGGAATGAAATTTCTGGCCATTCACTTACCTTAACACAACTACAACCTGATGATTATTTACTTGAATTCAAAGGCGCAAACGCATTAGGAAATTGGAGTGCAGAAAGTACCTTCGCAAGACTTACCGTTTTAATTCCTTGGTATAAAACATCATTAGCAATAACGCTTTATATCTTAATAGCGCTAATTACAGTAGCGTTAATTATTTGGGTACTACAAATGAAAGTGAAAAATGCCCATAATCTACAGCAGCTGTTGTCGAATGAAATATACCTAAAAGGACACTCCATCGAACAAATCAAATATAACTTTAACCATATTAAGCAATATATTAAGTCCCAAAATACAGCCGCAATCGAGCAAGTATGTAACGACAGCTTGGCGTTATTAACAAAACAGCAAGACGAAATTGTGCCCAGCCAGCTTGCAGATAAAAACTTAAAAGACGGGCTTTGGTATTTTGCAAACTATTTACAAGAGTATTTCGACGTTAATATTACGCTTGATAACCACTTCTCACAATCAGCATTACCCACTGACATCCAGCAAGATGTGTATCGCATGGTTTATGAAGCCGTTTCATTTGCTATACACCAGTCTTTCGATCGCTCATTTAACTTGCGACTCGTCAACGTTCACTCTTCATTTCTTATTGAATTATTTGATGAAGGGGAAGGATTACTAAACTTAAAAAATGAGTTAAATAGCCATTTAGGTTTATTCATTCTTAAGTCGTTGATTAAAAAGTACCAAGCGAAACTAGACTGCTCTACGCATTACAATCACGGCTCTTACATGTGTATCAGCTTTAGCTCAGAACGAATTATTCCAGTACATAAAGAGTATTAA
- the ispE gene encoding 4-(cytidine 5'-diphospho)-2-C-methyl-D-erythritol kinase has product MKNNQITLTSPGKLNLFLHINGKRDDGYHELQSIFQFFDFGDEMQFTWHNTQQCKPNSPLVKLDCDIPELQSSNNLVFQAANKLAEYSAYKKNLTIELLPLVTIKLIKHLPTGGGIGGGSSNAATTLLALNKIWQIGLSIDELADIGLSLGADVPVFVRGYCAFANGVGEQLLPFNAPEKWYLIAHPNCHISTATVFGHPDLPRNTPKITANDIAVSTLKNDCEALVKKLYPEVAITLSWLLEYAPAKMTGTGACCFAEFDDKTSAEKALINKPDFVNCFVAKGLNKSPVLAALGYTI; this is encoded by the coding sequence GTGAAAAACAATCAAATAACACTTACTTCTCCAGGAAAATTAAATCTATTTCTTCATATCAATGGTAAGCGGGATGACGGTTACCACGAGTTACAAAGTATTTTCCAGTTTTTTGACTTTGGTGATGAAATGCAATTTACTTGGCATAACACTCAGCAGTGCAAGCCTAACTCACCACTCGTTAAGCTAGATTGTGATATCCCTGAATTACAAAGCTCCAATAATTTAGTGTTCCAAGCGGCGAACAAGCTGGCTGAATACAGTGCTTACAAAAAGAACTTAACCATTGAGCTACTTCCTCTCGTAACCATAAAATTGATTAAGCACTTGCCAACAGGTGGTGGCATTGGCGGCGGTTCATCTAACGCAGCAACAACGTTGCTTGCCTTAAATAAAATATGGCAAATAGGTTTGTCTATTGATGAACTTGCTGATATCGGCCTTTCATTAGGCGCTGACGTTCCCGTTTTTGTTCGCGGCTATTGTGCTTTTGCCAACGGTGTAGGAGAACAATTGCTGCCTTTTAATGCACCGGAGAAATGGTATTTAATTGCGCACCCTAACTGCCATATATCAACAGCCACCGTGTTTGGCCACCCTGACTTACCTCGTAATACCCCAAAAATAACCGCCAATGATATCGCTGTTTCCACACTAAAAAATGATTGTGAGGCGTTAGTTAAAAAGCTTTACCCCGAGGTTGCAATAACCCTAAGCTGGTTGCTAGAATACGCGCCAGCAAAAATGACTGGAACAGGTGCCTGTTGCTTTGCCGAATTTGATGATAAAACATCAGCGGAAAAAGCACTGATAAACAAGCCTGATTTTGTCAATTGTTTCGTTGCTAAAGGGTTAAATAAATCCCCAGTGTTAGCAGCATTGGGATATACTATTTAA
- the pth gene encoding aminoacyl-tRNA hydrolase yields MSTNIQIIVGLANPGAEYQNTRHNAGEWFVNALADNYNTQLKSDPKHHGLTAKFFAHGQEFRLLIPTTYMNLSGKSVSSLASFYKVPAENILVAHDELDLEPGVVKIKKGGGHGGHNGLKDIISKLANNKDFYRLRLGIGHPGSREKVTGWVLGKAPKTDQDKIEQCVDEAVRCFDIWAKDGLKLAQNRLHSFKATA; encoded by the coding sequence GTGAGCACAAATATCCAAATTATTGTGGGTCTGGCAAATCCAGGCGCTGAATATCAAAATACTCGCCACAACGCGGGCGAATGGTTTGTTAACGCGTTAGCAGATAACTACAATACTCAATTAAAGTCCGATCCAAAGCATCATGGGCTAACCGCTAAATTTTTTGCGCATGGTCAAGAATTCAGATTGCTCATCCCCACTACCTATATGAATTTAAGTGGCAAATCTGTATCTAGTCTTGCATCATTTTACAAAGTGCCAGCTGAAAATATTTTAGTGGCACACGATGAGCTTGACCTTGAACCCGGTGTGGTAAAAATTAAAAAAGGCGGTGGTCATGGCGGTCACAACGGACTAAAAGACATTATTAGCAAACTTGCCAATAATAAAGACTTCTACCGCTTACGATTGGGTATTGGCCACCCAGGTAGTAGAGAAAAGGTCACGGGCTGGGTACTTGGCAAAGCCCCGAAAACTGATCAAGATAAAATAGAACAGTGTGTCGATGAAGCCGTACGCTGTTTTGATATTTGGGCTAAAGATGGCTTAAAGCTAGCTCAAAATCGACTTCACTCATTCAAAGCAACGGCATAA